From one Felis catus isolate Fca126 chromosome E2, F.catus_Fca126_mat1.0, whole genome shotgun sequence genomic stretch:
- the MBOAT7 gene encoding lysophospholipid acyltransferase 7 isoform X2: MGGSSCGPGAHLVHLWPPHFAFSDHHPWDLGPHSGAALLVSLASEVQDLHLAQRKEMATGFSKGPSLGLLPDVPSLMETLSYSYCYVGIMTGPFFRYRTYLDWLEQPFPGAVPSLRPLLRRAWPAPLFGLLFLLSSHLFPLEAVREDAFYARPLPARLFYMIPVFFAFRMRFYVAWIAAECGCIAAGFGAYPVAAKARAGGGPTLQCPPPSSPEKAASLEYDYETIRNIDCYGTDFCVRVRDGMRYWNMTVQWWLAQYVYKSAPARSYVLRSAWTMLLSAYWHGLHPGYYLSFLTIPLCLAAEGRLESALRGRLSPGGQKAWDWVHWFLKMRAYDYMCMGFVLLSLGDTVRYWASVYFCVHILALAALLLGLALGGGGPGRRKTAPSAASLAPEKLREE; this comes from the exons ATGGGGGGCAGCAGCTGTGGGCCTGGGGCTCACCTTGTTCACCTGTGGCCCCCACACTTTGCATTCTCTGATCACCATCCTTGGGACCTGGGCCCTCATTCAGGCGCAGCCCTG CTGGTGAGTCTTGCCAGTGAAGTTCAGGACCTGCACTTGGCCCAGAGGAAGGAAATGGCCACGGGCTTCAGCAAggggcccagcctggggcttcTGCCTGATGTCCCCTCTCTGATGGAGACGCTCAGCTACAGCTACTGCTACGTGGGAATCATGACAG GCCCGTTCTTCCGCTACCGCACGTACCTGGACTGGCTGGAGCAGCCCTTCCCGGGGGCCGTGCCCAGCCTGCGGCCCCTCCTGCGCCGAGCCTGGCCGGCCCCGCTCTTTGGCCTGCTCTTCCTGCTGTCCTCACACCTCTTCCCGCTGGAGGCCGTGCGTGAGGACGCCTTCTACGCCCGCCCGCTGCCTGCCCGCCTCTTCTACATGATCCCCGTCTTCTTCGCCTTCCGCATGCGCTTCTACGTGGCCTGGATTGCCGCCGAGTGCGGCTGCATTGCTGCCGGCTTCGGGGCCTACCCCGTGGCCGCCAAAGCCCGGGCCGGGGGCGGCCCCACCCTCCAATGCCCACCCCCCAGCAG TCCGGAGAAGGCGGCCTCCCTGGAGTACGACTATGAGACCATCCGCAACATCGACTGCTACGGCACTGACTTCTGCGTGCGGGTGCGGGATGGCATGCGGTACTGGAACATGACGGTGCAGTGGTGGCTGGCGCAGTACGTCTACAAGAGCGCACCTGCTCGCTCCTATGTCCTAAG gagcgCCTGGACCATGTTGCTGAGCGCCTACTGGCACGGCCTCCACCCTGGCTACTACCTAAGCTTCCTGACCATCCCGCTGTGCCTGGCGGCGGAGGGCCGACTGGAGTCGGCCCTGCGGGGGCGGCTCAGTCCCGGGGGCCAGAAGGCCTGGGATTGGGTGCACTGGTTCCTGAAGATGCGCGCCTACGACTACATGTGTATGGGCTTCGTGCTGCTGTCCCTGGGAGACACCGTCCGGTACTGGGCCTCCGTCTACTTCTGCGTCCACATCCTGGCCTTGGCCGCCCTGCTGCTGGGGCTGGCTTTGGGCGGGGGCGGTCCGGGCCGGAGGAAGACCGCGCCCTCGGCCGCCAGCCTGGCCCCAGAAAAGCTCCGGGAGGAATAG
- the TSEN34 gene encoding tRNA-splicing endonuclease subunit Sen34 produces MLVVEVANGRSLVWGAEAVQALRERLGVGGRTVGALPRGPRQNSRLGLPLLLMPEEARLLAEIGAVTLVSAPRPDPRQHSLALASFKRQQEQDFQEQSALAAEARETRRQELLEKIAEGQAAKKQRLEQESGSSGSQEAGGSQEAGGNQAPAENEASASQASGEHEEAGSSSPQPGPSDGVAPLPRSALLVQLATARPRPIKARPLDWRVQSKDWPHAGRPLHELRYSIYRDLWERGFFLSAAGKFGGDFLVYPGDPLRFHAHYIAQCWAPGDPIPLQDLVSAGRLGTSVKKTLLLCSPQPDGKVVYTSLQWASLQ; encoded by the exons ATGCTGGTGGTGGAGGTGGCGAACGGCCGCTCCCTGGTATGGGGGGCCGAAGCGGTGCAGGCACTGCGGGAGCGTCTGGGAGTGGGGGGCCGCACAGTGGGCGCCCTGCCTCGCGGACCCCGCCAGAACTCGCGCCTGGGCCTCCCGCTGCTGCTGATGCCCGAGGAGGCGCGGCTCCTGGCCGAGATCGGTGCCGTGACCCTGGTCAGCGCCCCGCGCCCGGATCCACGCCAACACAGCCTG GCTCTGGCATCCTTCAAACGCCAGCAAGAGCAAGACTTCCAGGAGCAAAGCGCCCTGGCAGCCGAGGCCCGTGAGACTCGTCGTCAGGAGCTCCTAGAGAAGATTGCGGAGGGCCAGGCTGCGAAGAAGCAGAGGCTGGAACAGGAATCAGGGAGCAGCGGGAGCCAGGAGGCCGGTGGGAGCCAGGAGGCCGGTGGGAACCAGGCTCCCGCGGAGAATGAGGCCAGTGCCAGCCAGGCTTCTGGAGAGCACGAGGAAGCAG GTTCCTCTTCTCCCCAGCCAGGGCCTTCAGATGGAGTGGCCCCCTTGCCCAGGTCTGCCCTGCTGGTCCAGTTGGCCACTGCTAGGCCCCGACCCATCAAGGCTAGACCCCTGGATTGGCGCGTCCAGTCCAAAGACTGGCCCCATGCTGGCCGTCCTCTCCATGAACTTCGCTACAGCATCTACAGAGACCTGTGGGAGCGAGGCTTCTTCCTCAGTGCTGCTGGCAAGTTTGGGGGTGACTTCCTGGTCTATCCTG GTGACCCACTTCGTTTCCACGCCCATTACATTGCTCAGTGCTGGGCTCCTGGGGACCCCATTCCACTCCAGGACCTGGTTTCTGCCGGCCGCCTGGGAACCAGCGTCAAAAAGACGCTGCTCCTGTGTTCTCCTCAGCCTGACGGTAAGGTGGTCTACACCTCCCTGCAGTGGGCCAGCCTGCAGTGA
- the MBOAT7 gene encoding lysophospholipid acyltransferase 7 isoform X1 gives MSPEEWTYLVVLLISIPIGFLFKKAGPGLKRWGAAAVGLGLTLFTCGPHTLHSLITILGTWALIQAQPCSCHALALAWTFSYLLFFRALSLLGLPTPTPFTNAVQLLLTLKLVSLASEVQDLHLAQRKEMATGFSKGPSLGLLPDVPSLMETLSYSYCYVGIMTGPFFRYRTYLDWLEQPFPGAVPSLRPLLRRAWPAPLFGLLFLLSSHLFPLEAVREDAFYARPLPARLFYMIPVFFAFRMRFYVAWIAAECGCIAAGFGAYPVAAKARAGGGPTLQCPPPSSPEKAASLEYDYETIRNIDCYGTDFCVRVRDGMRYWNMTVQWWLAQYVYKSAPARSYVLRSAWTMLLSAYWHGLHPGYYLSFLTIPLCLAAEGRLESALRGRLSPGGQKAWDWVHWFLKMRAYDYMCMGFVLLSLGDTVRYWASVYFCVHILALAALLLGLALGGGGPGRRKTAPSAASLAPEKLREE, from the exons aTGTCGCCTGAAGAATGGACTTATCTAGTGGTTCTTCTTATCTCCATCCCCATCGGCTTCCTCTTTAAGAAAGCTG GACCTGGGCTGAAGAGATGGGGGGCAGCAGCTGTGGGCCTGGGGCTCACCTTGTTCACCTGTGGCCCCCACACTTTGCATTCTCTGATCACCATCCTTGGGACCTGGGCCCTCATTCAGGCGCAGCCCTG CTCCTGCCACGCCCTGGCCCTCGCCTGGACCTTCTCCTACCTCCTGTTCTTCCGCGCACTCAGCCTGCTGGGCCTGCCCACTCCCACGCCCTTCACCAATGCCGTCCAGCTGCTGCTGACACTGAAG CTGGTGAGTCTTGCCAGTGAAGTTCAGGACCTGCACTTGGCCCAGAGGAAGGAAATGGCCACGGGCTTCAGCAAggggcccagcctggggcttcTGCCTGATGTCCCCTCTCTGATGGAGACGCTCAGCTACAGCTACTGCTACGTGGGAATCATGACAG GCCCGTTCTTCCGCTACCGCACGTACCTGGACTGGCTGGAGCAGCCCTTCCCGGGGGCCGTGCCCAGCCTGCGGCCCCTCCTGCGCCGAGCCTGGCCGGCCCCGCTCTTTGGCCTGCTCTTCCTGCTGTCCTCACACCTCTTCCCGCTGGAGGCCGTGCGTGAGGACGCCTTCTACGCCCGCCCGCTGCCTGCCCGCCTCTTCTACATGATCCCCGTCTTCTTCGCCTTCCGCATGCGCTTCTACGTGGCCTGGATTGCCGCCGAGTGCGGCTGCATTGCTGCCGGCTTCGGGGCCTACCCCGTGGCCGCCAAAGCCCGGGCCGGGGGCGGCCCCACCCTCCAATGCCCACCCCCCAGCAG TCCGGAGAAGGCGGCCTCCCTGGAGTACGACTATGAGACCATCCGCAACATCGACTGCTACGGCACTGACTTCTGCGTGCGGGTGCGGGATGGCATGCGGTACTGGAACATGACGGTGCAGTGGTGGCTGGCGCAGTACGTCTACAAGAGCGCACCTGCTCGCTCCTATGTCCTAAG gagcgCCTGGACCATGTTGCTGAGCGCCTACTGGCACGGCCTCCACCCTGGCTACTACCTAAGCTTCCTGACCATCCCGCTGTGCCTGGCGGCGGAGGGCCGACTGGAGTCGGCCCTGCGGGGGCGGCTCAGTCCCGGGGGCCAGAAGGCCTGGGATTGGGTGCACTGGTTCCTGAAGATGCGCGCCTACGACTACATGTGTATGGGCTTCGTGCTGCTGTCCCTGGGAGACACCGTCCGGTACTGGGCCTCCGTCTACTTCTGCGTCCACATCCTGGCCTTGGCCGCCCTGCTGCTGGGGCTGGCTTTGGGCGGGGGCGGTCCGGGCCGGAGGAAGACCGCGCCCTCGGCCGCCAGCCTGGCCCCAGAAAAGCTCCGGGAGGAATAG